In the genome of Microcoleus vaginatus PCC 9802, the window GCGGTTGCGAGAGCCTGGGGAGTCATTGGGTGAGTTTGTTGATCGGCAGGCGATCGACCAATTGCAGGAGTTGTTGAGCACCGAAAATTGGAATTGAAAGTGAAAAAATATCCCATAAAAACAGACAAATTTTAAGCATTTCTCTTTCTATCTCTCTTGAGATTTCTTCCTTCGCGTCCTTCGCGCCTTCGCGGTTCATTCAAAAAATCTATTTCACAAATCCTACAAAATTCCCATAGCAGTTTTAAACAATGATTGACTACATTCGAGACGGAACAGAAATCTACACCAAATCCTTCGCCACAATTCGAGCCGAAGCAGATTTGTCAAGCTTGCCGCCCGATTTAGAATTGGTAGCCGTGCGACTAATTCACAGTTGCGGCATGACCGATATTGTTACAGATTTAGCAGCTTCCCCCGGGGCCGCAACCTGCGGACGCCAAGCCCTCTCAGCAGGTGCGCCCATCCTGTGCGATGCCCGGATGGTGGCCGAAGGCATCACTCGCAAACGGCTTCCCGCTGACAATCCGGTGATTTGCACCCTCTGGCATTCCGAGATCCCGGAGTTGGCACGGCAAATCGGAAATACTCGATCGGCCGCGGCCCTGGATTTATGGCTGGACAACTTGCAGGGTGCGGTTGTGGCCATCGGCAATGCCCCGACTGCTTTGTTCCGACTACTGGAAATGCTGGATGCCGGGGCACCCAAACCGGCTTTAATTCTGGGTTTCCCGGTAGGATTTGTGGGGGCCGCCGAATCCAAAGCCGAACTGGCCGCCAACAGTCGGGGAGTGCCATTTATTACGTTGCA includes:
- a CDS encoding precorrin-8X methylmutase gives rise to the protein MIDYIRDGTEIYTKSFATIRAEADLSSLPPDLELVAVRLIHSCGMTDIVTDLAASPGAATCGRQALSAGAPILCDARMVAEGITRKRLPADNPVICTLWHSEIPELARQIGNTRSAAALDLWLDNLQGAVVAIGNAPTALFRLLEMLDAGAPKPALILGFPVGFVGAAESKAELAANSRGVPFITLHGRRGGSAMATAAVNALAKKDEL